In Pseudophryne corroboree isolate aPseCor3 chromosome 7, aPseCor3.hap2, whole genome shotgun sequence, a single window of DNA contains:
- the LOC134944316 gene encoding olfactory receptor 1G1-like: MYFYDLAASTEDLLIFIMAYDRYVAICDPLHYHYILNKKHCILLVSGSWIFGFLNAFVFTIPVSHMSFCHSRTIHQFFCDTKALINISCTGSDDIYIVIYIELLLLGSFPTMSCLASYVKIFRVIFQIKSKDGRNKAFSTCSSHLTILIIYYMTSFSVYMMPPSEYSDVLEPVFTVLYAVVTPMINPLIYSLRNNDVKKALIRLLFGKKKH, encoded by the coding sequence atgtacttttatGATTTGGCTGCTTCCACAGAGGATCTTCTGATATTCATCATGGCATATGACCGctatgttgctatatgtgatcctttacactatcactACATTCTGAATAAGAAACACTGTATCTTACTGGTATCTGGCAGTTGGATATTTGGATTTTTAAATGCATTTGTGTTTACAATCCCAGTgtcacacatgtccttctgtcattctcgcaccatacaccagtttttctgtgacACTAAAGCTCTGATTAACATCTCCTGTACTGGCAGTGATGACATTTATATTGTTATCTATATAGAATTATTGTTGTTAGGATCTTTTCCAACAATGTCCTGTTTGGCATCTTATGTGAAAATTTTCAGGGTCATCTTTCAGATAAAATCTAAGGACGGCAGAaacaaagccttctccacctgctcatcccatctGACAATCCTTATTATTTACTATATGACAAGCTTTTCTGTGTACATGatgccaccatcagaatactctgATGTCCTAGAACCAGTCTTTACTGTGCTGTACGCAGTTGTCACTCCCATGATAaaccctctgatctacagtctacggaaCAACGATGTGAAGAAGGCTCTGATAAGATTACTATTTGGCAAAAAGAAGCATTGA